Genomic segment of Amphibacillus xylanus NBRC 15112:
TTATTTTCTTCGTCAAATCTCGCCTTTAGTTCAACGAGTACAGTTACCTGTTTTCCAGCTAAAGCAGCAGTCTCTAAGCACTTAATAATCGGTGAATACTTACTCGCACGATAAAGTGTTTGTTTGATCGCTAAAACATCTGGATCATGAGCTGCTTCAGTTAATAGTTTGATCGTTGTCTCAAATGAATCATATGGGTGATGCAGTAAAACATCGTGTGATTTGACTTGCATAAAAATTGACTGATCTTTATTTAATTCATGCGTATATTGTGGTTGAACAGGGTGATAAGCTAACTCAGGATAACAAGCTTTAATTTGACTGTAAAATGCATTTAAAAAAGTAAAGTCGAGTGGACCTGGTAGAAAATATAGATCTGCATCATGAATATCATACATTTTTGCTAAAAACTGAACGACATTAAAATCAGAATAATGTTGGTCAATTTCTAAGCGGACGACAGCGCCCCATTCTCTTTTGTGTAGCTCAGACTCAATCGCTTTTAAAAGATCACGCACATCTTCTTCATGAATCGTCATATCCGCATTTCGAGTTATTCGAAATACAGTAGTTGATATGACTTCATCATTTGGAAATAGTAAATTTAGATAATAAATAATGACTTCTTCAAGCAGTATATATTGATCAGTATGTTTAATTTGAATTGTTCGTTTAATTAATTCTGGTACTTGAATAAGCGCTGTTTTCTCACTTTTATCAGTCAATGAACATAAGCGCACAATCATATTTAATGATTTATTAGCTAGTAATGGAAACGGCTGATACATGTGTATTGCAATTGGTGTTAGGATTGGGAAGATCCGCTCTGTAAAATAATCCGCTAACCAATTCAGTTCCTCAATTGTTAAACCTTCAATTGCTTTAATTTGAATTTTTGCTTGAGCTAACGCATGGACCTGCTCCTGGTAAATCTGATTTTGTACTTGAACTAATCGATGAGTTTCCTTACTAACCGCAGTTAATTGTTCACTGGCAGTTAGCCCAGACTTATTATCAGGCTTGTTAAAATTAGCCTTTACTTGATCCATTAAACCAGCAACTCGAATCATAAAAAATTCATCTAAATTTGAAGAAAAGATTGAAATAAACTTTAATCGTTCTAAGATCGGATTATTTCGATTCAATGCCTCTTCAAGTACACGTTGATTAAAGCGCAACCAGCTTATTTCACGATTATTGAAGTAAGCTGGATTATCGTATGTGAAAACCGCATCAGTTCTTTGCTTCATTATGCCCCTCCTGCTAGAATCCAGCATATGCCTAATTGAGCTGATTAAATTGGAGAACTACTTTTTTATTGATTGCTTTTTCAAAATGTTTCTTTTGCTTTTCTGCTTGATATGATTCAGCGCTTGGATTTTTTTTATAATATACTATTAGCTTAATTTGTTTTTGCTTCATCTGAATGTCTACATTTTGAATCACTTGTCGTTTTGTTGCATCTAATGCATAAGTTAATTTTAATAATGAGCCAAGGAGTCGATACTTTTTACGTTCATGTTTTGTAAGCCAGCTTTTATAAGGCTTAACAAACTGATCAAACGTCACACTATCTTTATAAGAAGCAATTAATGCAATGATTAGTTTTTCATGATTTAATAGTCCATCTATCGTTTGATTAGCTAGTAAATAAAATGTATGCTGTGCACTGGACTCTGAATCAATATATTGACCAAGATTGAAAACATAAATAGCATGTGATAAGTAAGACCAATCAGCTTGTGTTAATGTCTTTAATTGCTGTGCAAATAATTGATTAAAGATTTTCCGTGTTAAAAAGTGGACATGTGAAATTTGGTTCATATTTTGGTTATAGCGCATGACGATTTCATTTAAGCTTTCTTCAAGCACATTAGGGAAATAGGCAGTGTCGTGATTTGCTAAAAGCCAACTGTAATTAATGCCATCACGTAATCCTTTTTGACTTAAGATAAATTGATCGGCTTTAACTGTTTCGTACAGCACTTTAAATGTTTCAATTGCTGGAATGATAATATCAGCCCGATCCTTAGATAAACCTTCGACTTTTTCCCTCTTCGATAAAGGAATTGAAATTAAATAATTTAAAATCCGGTTAATATCGTAAACATTCATTTGATATTGATGCAATCCAGCCATTGGATATGACTTCTCATTTTGGTCGATTTGTGCCATGTTTCTTGCACTTCCGCCAATTCCAATGAGAGGTATGTGGCGATCTCTTAGCCAAGGTAGTGATTCAAACTGATCTTTAACAAATTGGCGAACTTTCTGAGCATTTTCCTGTTCAGTTAGATCGTCTTGGTATAGTGCTTTTAACGTTAAAGTTCCAAATGGAAAGCTATGTGAGTGTACAAGTTCACGGTTTTTAAAGTATGTCACCTCTGTACTACCACCACCCATATCGACAGTGATTCCTTCAGTAAGCGACGTCGAATTAACAACAGCTAGGTAGCCATAATACGCTTCTTCTTTTTCCGATAGGATAATCATATCCCAATCAAATTTCTGTTTAACAAGTTTGATCAGCTCATGACGATTGTGAGCTTGTCTAATTGTCGCAGTCGCCATGCACATGAATTGTCGGTAAGGATAGATTGCCAGTACGTCAGCAAAATGCGCTAATGTGTTTAATAGAACATCAATACCTTCAGGAGATAGATTATGCTCATGATCTAAATAGTTTGAAAGTCGTGAAACAGCTTTTACATTTTCTACTTCATATAAACGGCCAGTTTTTTCTTTCTGGTAAATGACTAAACGCATTGAGTTTGAGCCAATATCAATTATCGCTGAGTAGTCTTCATTTGTATTTTTCACCTTTATCACCTGCTCTTATCTATTAAAGTAGCTTTACCACATATCGCCTCATATTAATCATGATTTATTTTAATACGATTATGAATATTTTATTTGGTGAATGATTTGTTCTTGATAAGCTTCTGCTTCTTCAACTTGTCCATTTTGTTTGAGCAGGCTAATGAGCTTTTTATAAAGCGTTTCATTATTTGGGTGTAATTCGATTTCCCACTTTAGACAATCTATCGCACCAGCAAAGTGGTTAAAGTACTGATAAATATCTGCTAATTGTGCTTGACTGTCTGGATTTTCTTTTAGCTCTTTGATTAATTCTAAGTGTTTTGTGAAATAAAACGGTGTGTCAAATTTGTCTAGCCAAGACAAGATATCTTCAATCGGTTTATACTTTAGTGCAGATTCTACGATCATTCTTGTGACGACTTCTTTTTCTTCACATGGAAATGAGTCGATTCGTTTAATAAATTGATCTTGATGTTTTGTGAAAATCGTTAAGTGGGTGTTTTGCTCGACTTGAGTTAAGTGACTCATAAATGCTTTGATATTGACTTGGTGAGAGAAATCTTTTTCTAATAGTATTTTTAAATATCGCTTTGAATCGACATACATGAGCAATTGATCAGAAAAAGGTTGATGGTTGATTAGCTTCGGCTGTTGCAGGTACATTTCATACAAGGTAGCGGCACGAATGCTCGGTGGAAAAGGGTCTAGCGTTGATAAAAATAGCTGCCAATAGTGGTTTGAGAATTTTTTTAGTAATTGAACAGTTGCTAAAATGCTTCGTTCTAGTATGCGACTATCAGATTGATAAATTGACTCAAGTGTGTCGAGATCTAGTGGATTGAAGGCGAACATTTCACGTTCATGGACCTGGTAGCCTTGAAACGTTAAAGATACTAACATATCGTGTGCAAACTGATTATCTGGCTGATAATTTTTTAATGTGGATAAAACTTGGAAAGCATGCTGTAATTGACCGTCGCGACGATGCTGACGGAAACACTCGATAAATAGGTTGATAATTTTTTCTTGTGAAATAAATTGATCGAAATAAGTAATGATAATAATTTGATCTAATTGATCCAACTTTTTGGACATAGACTGGAGCATCTTCTTAAGTGGTATACATGAAAATGTTTGTTGATTGACGAGTGTATCAATGGCATGATGTGGTGAAGTGACAATAAGACCATACATGATGGCTTTTGCAATAAAGGAATCAGGGTTTAATTGATTAACTTTAACTGTATTTATATAGCGTTTCTTATGAAAAACTAAATAATAGGTTTGTCCAGAACGACCGTGTGCTTCAACTAATTGACAATTTCTAAACAGGATTAATCGTTTGACATCTAAAGTGGCTTGTTTCTGCTGAATTTGGATTCTACATTTCATTTAAACCGCCTCCTAATCATCCTATTGTTAATTATATCATACCATAAAATGAGAAAAATCAACTGATATAAGTTGATTATTGATTAAAATATGCAAAAAACTTGAAAGTCAAATAAGGTCAAAGTATACTATAAGTAAGAAAGGTCAAAGATAGTCAAAAAGAATAAAGGAGGAAGAAAAGGATGAAATGTCAAAAGTGTCAAATACGTCCCGCAACTATAAACTTAACTCTTCAGATTAATCAGGAAACAGAGCAACTTCATGTTTGTCCAGATTGCTACAAAGAAATTAGAAATAATTCATTGAACCCTTCAAGCTTTTTTGGCAACAAAGACGCCCATCCGTTTAGTGGTTTTGCATTTGGTGCACAGCCTAAGCAAGGTCAACAGGTTCGAACTGAGTCTGGTCGAAGCGGAGGAGGCTTATTAGATCAGCTTGGTCGTAACGTAACTGAAGCTGCAAGTGCAGGTATGATTGATCCTGTCATTGGACGCGATCTAGAAGTTAAACAAGTCATTGAAACGTTAAATCGCCGGAATAAAAATAATCCAGTTTTAATTGGTGAGCCAGGCGTAGGTAAAACAGCTATTGCAGAGGGCCTGGCATTAAAGATAGTTGAAGGTCAAGTGCCAAATAAACTGAAGAATAAGCAGTTATACTTATTAGATGTGGCTTCGCTTGTAGCAAATACAGGAATTAGAGGTCAATTTGAAGAACGGATGAATCAATTGATCCGTGAGCTACAAGAACGAAAAGACGTAATATTATTTATTGATGAAATCCATCTATTAGTAGGTGCTGGAACGGCAGAAGGTTCACAAATGGATGCTGGAAATATTCTAAAACCTGCACTTGCTAGAGGTGAATTGCAGTTAATCGGTGCAACAACATTAAAAGAGTACCGCCAAATTGAAAAAGATGCAGCTTTAGAACGCCGATTACAGCCGATTATTGTTAAGGAACCAACAACTGATGAAGCAATTCAAATACTAAACGGGATTAAAGATCGCTATGAAAAATATCATTACGTCAAGTATAGTGATGAAGTCATTGAGCATGCTGTCCGATTATCAAAACGCTATATTCAGGATCGATTTTTACCGGATAAAGCAATTGATTTAATTGATCAAGCAGGTGCTCGACTTAATTTATTGCATGCAGAATCAGATAAATCAGCTATTGAAGCTAGGTTAGAAGAGATTGCCGTTGAAAAGGCAGCTGCAGCTGAGAAAGAGGACTATGAAACGGCAGCACATTTACGTCATCAAGAGCTACAACTTGAAAAACAATTAAAAGAGTTAGAAGACAGTCCGTCTACAGAAGTGACAG
This window contains:
- a CDS encoding Ppx/GppA phosphatase family protein; translated protein: MRLVIYQKEKTGRLYEVENVKAVSRLSNYLDHEHNLSPEGIDVLLNTLAHFADVLAIYPYRQFMCMATATIRQAHNRHELIKLVKQKFDWDMIILSEKEEAYYGYLAVVNSTSLTEGITVDMGGGSTEVTYFKNRELVHSHSFPFGTLTLKALYQDDLTEQENAQKVRQFVKDQFESLPWLRDRHIPLIGIGGSARNMAQIDQNEKSYPMAGLHQYQMNVYDINRILNYLISIPLSKREKVEGLSKDRADIIIPAIETFKVLYETVKADQFILSQKGLRDGINYSWLLANHDTAYFPNVLEESLNEIVMRYNQNMNQISHVHFLTRKIFNQLFAQQLKTLTQADWSYLSHAIYVFNLGQYIDSESSAQHTFYLLANQTIDGLLNHEKLIIALIASYKDSVTFDQFVKPYKSWLTKHERKKYRLLGSLLKLTYALDATKRQVIQNVDIQMKQKQIKLIVYYKKNPSAESYQAEKQKKHFEKAINKKVVLQFNQLN
- a CDS encoding tetratricopeptide repeat protein, with product MKCRIQIQQKQATLDVKRLILFRNCQLVEAHGRSGQTYYLVFHKKRYINTVKVNQLNPDSFIAKAIMYGLIVTSPHHAIDTLVNQQTFSCIPLKKMLQSMSKKLDQLDQIIIITYFDQFISQEKIINLFIECFRQHRRDGQLQHAFQVLSTLKNYQPDNQFAHDMLVSLTFQGYQVHEREMFAFNPLDLDTLESIYQSDSRILERSILATVQLLKKFSNHYWQLFLSTLDPFPPSIRAATLYEMYLQQPKLINHQPFSDQLLMYVDSKRYLKILLEKDFSHQVNIKAFMSHLTQVEQNTHLTIFTKHQDQFIKRIDSFPCEEKEVVTRMIVESALKYKPIEDILSWLDKFDTPFYFTKHLELIKELKENPDSQAQLADIYQYFNHFAGAIDCLKWEIELHPNNETLYKKLISLLKQNGQVEEAEAYQEQIIHQIKYS
- a CDS encoding RNA degradosome polyphosphate kinase; this translates as MKQRTDAVFTYDNPAYFNNREISWLRFNQRVLEEALNRNNPILERLKFISIFSSNLDEFFMIRVAGLMDQVKANFNKPDNKSGLTASEQLTAVSKETHRLVQVQNQIYQEQVHALAQAKIQIKAIEGLTIEELNWLADYFTERIFPILTPIAIHMYQPFPLLANKSLNMIVRLCSLTDKSEKTALIQVPELIKRTIQIKHTDQYILLEEVIIYYLNLLFPNDEVISTTVFRITRNADMTIHEEDVRDLLKAIESELHKREWGAVVRLEIDQHYSDFNVVQFLAKMYDIHDADLYFLPGPLDFTFLNAFYSQIKACYPELAYHPVQPQYTHELNKDQSIFMQVKSHDVLLHHPYDSFETTIKLLTEAAHDPDVLAIKQTLYRASKYSPIIKCLETAALAGKQVTVLVELKARFDEENNVHWAKKLERAGCHVIYGISGLKTHSKICLIVRRGEQSVERYLHLSTGNYNEQTATLYTDLALITTRDALVDDATHFFNFLCGATEIPKLNGLSIAPHNLKNTFLSLIDREILNQKQFGTGRIIAKMNALTDKTIIMKLYQASQTGVSIDLIVRGICCLKPGIPGVSDQIRVHSIVGRFLEHSRIYYFYNNGDDQYYLSSADWMTRNLERRIELMFPILQANHQQRIYEILQLSITDNTNRRIQLSDGTYQLVVPNQNDPIINSQSIFQQLAESSSYN
- a CDS encoding ATP-dependent Clp protease ATP-binding subunit, giving the protein MKCQKCQIRPATINLTLQINQETEQLHVCPDCYKEIRNNSLNPSSFFGNKDAHPFSGFAFGAQPKQGQQVRTESGRSGGGLLDQLGRNVTEAASAGMIDPVIGRDLEVKQVIETLNRRNKNNPVLIGEPGVGKTAIAEGLALKIVEGQVPNKLKNKQLYLLDVASLVANTGIRGQFEERMNQLIRELQERKDVILFIDEIHLLVGAGTAEGSQMDAGNILKPALARGELQLIGATTLKEYRQIEKDAALERRLQPIIVKEPTTDEAIQILNGIKDRYEKYHYVKYSDEVIEHAVRLSKRYIQDRFLPDKAIDLIDQAGARLNLLHAESDKSAIEARLEEIAVEKAAAAEKEDYETAAHLRHQELQLEKQLKELEDSPSTEVTVDDIQQIIEEKTGIPVQKMQADEQAKMRDLAVKLSEKVIGQNHAVNKVAKAIRRSRAGLKVATRPIGSFLFVGPTGVGKTELAKVLAEELFGTRDSLIRLDMSEYMERHSVSKIIGSPPGYVGHEEAGQLTEKVRRNPYSLILLDEIEKAHPDVQHMFLQIMEDGHLTDSHGRTVSFKDCVIIMTSNAGSSFKEIQVGFNKDQNEAVSTLDQLKDYFKPEFLNRFDSIINFKTLSTDDLVKIVDLMLNELSAHLSEQNYQLTITDEAKEFLAKKGYNPDYGARPLRRVIQETVEDGITDLLLDETDVSKITVELVDEEIVVKKG